Within the Dechloromonas denitrificans genome, the region GTCGATATGGGCATGGGTCAGCAAGACGAAGTCGATTTTCCGGACATCGAAACCGAAATTCAGGGCATGCAAATTCTTCGAGCGGGCTTCCGCACCGCCCTGAAACATGCCGCAATCGACCAGAAACCGGGTATCCCCCGTTTCCACCAAAGTGCAGGATCCCGTCACTTCTCCGGCCGCACCGAGAAAACCGAGTCGCATGTTTTATTTCCTCCTGACTTGGCGTAGCATGATCCTCAAGTAGGCGGAATGCAACGCCAGCAGACAGTTTCAGGAGATAGACTACCATGTTCAAACACATTCTTGTCCCGACCGACGGTTCCGAACTTTCGCAAGCCACCGCAAAATCTGCAGTGGCTTTCGCCAAGGATGTGGGAGCCCGGGTAACCGTCTTTTTTGCCAAGCCGGAATACCCGATCGCCTATTTCGGCGAGGGCGCCCTGATCGACCCGACGACGCCGGAGAAATTCGCCGAACTGGCCGAACAGCAGGCTGCCCAGTATCTCGGCGAAGTGCAGGCGATGTGCACCGCCGCCGGGGTCGAATGCAGCACCACCTCGGCAACCAGCGACATTCCCTACGAAGCGATCATCGAAGCTGCCGAGAAGTGCGGCTGCGACCTCATTTTCATGGCCTCGCACGGCCGCCGCGGGATCAGCGGCTTTTTGCTCGGCAGCGAAACCAACAAGGTTCTGACCCACAGCAAGGTACCGGTTCTGGTCTATCGCTGACCATCGCACCGCCCTGGCGGGCG harbors:
- a CDS encoding universal stress protein, producing the protein MFKHILVPTDGSELSQATAKSAVAFAKDVGARVTVFFAKPEYPIAYFGEGALIDPTTPEKFAELAEQQAAQYLGEVQAMCTAAGVECSTTSATSDIPYEAIIEAAEKCGCDLIFMASHGRRGISGFLLGSETNKVLTHSKVPVLVYR